In the Acidobacteriota bacterium genome, one interval contains:
- a CDS encoding Ldh family oxidoreductase has translation MTDRTGKGRRARAGDLRTFAEALLERAGLGSFEAKRVVDNLMDADLRGVYSHGLSFLDFLVGRVRKGGVNPRPKVRVVSDRGAVLLLDADRGPGQVASHQAMSLACSRARETGVAAAGVFRSNHFGTAGYYARMAADQGLIGLAVSNTGACMAPWGGSTPTYGTNPLAIAVPTGGQFPVMIDIAISRAAWGKIMVTLLRGDPIPGNWVLDRKGVPTTDPEEVVRGMPAPMGNHKGYGLAVMVDILSGVLTGALFGRDITAHPPEEEPQDTGHFFLALSVEHFMEPERFLTRVQDYVSQLKSSELAPGFDEVLVPGDPDWRMVEKSLQEGVRLEAATWKMLERLSAELGVPCPERF, from the coding sequence ATGACGGACCGAACGGGCAAGGGAAGACGGGCCCGGGCCGGCGACTTGCGAACCTTCGCCGAGGCCCTGTTGGAACGGGCCGGCCTCGGGTCATTCGAGGCCAAGCGTGTGGTCGACAACCTTATGGACGCCGATCTCAGGGGCGTCTATTCCCACGGCTTGTCCTTCCTGGATTTCCTCGTGGGACGAGTCCGGAAGGGAGGAGTCAACCCTCGTCCCAAGGTGCGGGTCGTCTCCGACCGGGGAGCCGTTCTCCTGTTGGACGCGGATCGGGGACCCGGACAGGTGGCAAGCCACCAGGCCATGTCACTGGCCTGCTCCCGCGCCCGGGAGACGGGGGTCGCTGCGGCGGGCGTGTTCCGGTCCAATCACTTCGGGACCGCCGGCTACTATGCGCGCATGGCCGCGGATCAGGGTCTGATCGGACTCGCCGTCAGCAATACGGGCGCCTGCATGGCGCCGTGGGGCGGCTCCACGCCCACCTACGGGACCAATCCCCTGGCCATCGCGGTACCCACGGGAGGCCAGTTTCCAGTCATGATCGACATCGCCATCAGCCGCGCCGCCTGGGGCAAGATCATGGTGACGCTGCTCCGGGGAGATCCGATCCCGGGGAATTGGGTGCTGGACCGTAAAGGGGTTCCCACCACCGATCCCGAGGAAGTGGTCCGCGGGATGCCCGCCCCGATGGGGAATCACAAGGGGTACGGTCTGGCAGTGATGGTGGATATCCTCAGCGGCGTGTTGACCGGTGCGCTCTTTGGCCGTGACATCACAGCCCATCCTCCGGAGGAGGAGCCCCAGGACACGGGCCACTTCTTCCTGGCCCTGTCGGTGGAGCATTTCATGGAGCCGGAACGTTTTCTGACCCGGGTCCAGGACTACGTGAGCCAGTTGAAGTCGTCGGAACTGGCGCCGGGATTCGACGAGGTTCTGGTTCCGGGGGACCCGGACTGGAGGATGGTCGAGAAGAGTCTCCAGGAAGGAGTCCGTCTGGAAGCGGCCACCTGGAAGATGCTGGAGCGCCTCTCGGCCGAGCTGGGTGTCCCTTGTCCGGAGCGTTTTTGA
- a CDS encoding type II toxin-antitoxin system VapC family toxin gives MTGWLLDTNVVSELRKTRPNRRVKEWSDARTADAFFLSTITLAEIRFGIERQIDPRFRRELKNWLDHRLRPWFAGRILPVDEEVILEWRRMIARGKERAVTFSQPDLFIAATAKVHSLTLCTRNEKDFRRTNIPVFNPWSG, from the coding sequence GTGACTGGATGGCTGCTCGACACCAATGTCGTGTCCGAGTTGCGCAAGACCCGGCCCAACCGGCGTGTGAAGGAATGGTCTGACGCCCGGACCGCGGACGCCTTCTTTCTGAGCACCATCACGCTTGCCGAGATCCGATTCGGGATCGAGCGTCAGATAGACCCCAGGTTTCGCCGGGAGCTCAAAAACTGGCTCGACCACCGGCTGAGACCCTGGTTTGCGGGACGCATTCTGCCGGTGGACGAGGAGGTGATCCTGGAATGGCGCCGCATGATCGCGCGCGGGAAAGAGAGGGCGGTGACCTTCAGCCAACCCGATCTATTCATCGCCGCAACCGCCAAGGTGCATTCCCTGACGCTCTGCACGCGCAACGAGAAGGATTTCCGCCGGACGAATATCCCGGTCTTTAACCCCTGGTCAGGGTGA
- a CDS encoding type II toxin-antitoxin system Phd/YefM family antitoxin, whose translation MTKLVMNKKNIANYLDQTGQAGSTWLHGWKLGEAKAKFSRVVRLAVSGQPQRVTVRGKDAVVIVAADEYERLRARATSESLHELLCQSPLNRLDFDVEGVQSPVREVEL comes from the coding sequence ATGACCAAATTAGTCATGAACAAAAAGAATATCGCGAACTACCTTGATCAGACTGGGCAGGCCGGTTCGACGTGGCTTCACGGGTGGAAGTTGGGAGAGGCCAAAGCCAAGTTCAGCCGCGTCGTCCGCCTCGCTGTCTCCGGCCAGCCGCAACGTGTGACGGTTCGCGGCAAGGATGCGGTCGTTATCGTCGCGGCGGACGAGTACGAACGCCTCCGCGCCCGAGCTACGTCGGAGAGCCTTCACGAATTATTGTGTCAATCTCCTTTGAACCGCTTGGATTTCGACGTGGAAGGCGTGCAGAGTCCGGTCCGAGAGGTCGAGTTGTGA
- a CDS encoding DUF2007 domain-containing protein, producing the protein MSEKDDLVVIFAGSVFDATLVRNLLEGAQIEACLLDEQMGRLIPFYLSAMSAGAVKVAVRPSDAEEARIVLSATGEPVPGEDGTWDCPGCGEAIEAQFGACWKCQAPRPEENPSTPV; encoded by the coding sequence ATGTCGGAAAAGGATGACCTGGTCGTCATCTTCGCCGGAAGCGTCTTCGACGCGACCCTGGTCAGGAACCTGTTGGAGGGGGCGCAGATCGAAGCCTGCCTGCTGGACGAGCAGATGGGACGCCTGATCCCCTTCTACCTCTCCGCAATGAGTGCGGGAGCGGTCAAGGTGGCCGTGCGGCCGTCCGATGCGGAGGAAGCGAGGATCGTGTTGTCCGCCACCGGCGAGCCCGTGCCCGGGGAGGACGGAACCTGGGACTGTCCCGGTTGCGGCGAGGCCATCGAGGCCCAGTTCGGGGCCTGTTGGAAGTGCCAGGCGCCCCGTCCCGAGGAAAATCCATCGACTCCCGTCTGA
- the purL gene encoding phosphoribosylformylglycinamidine synthase, with amino-acid sequence MLTQFYRTPVLSEANERELVRKVRAALGLEIGEIETEYCFYVEAAGRLTEEGKKLLSWLLGETFEPERFGARSFLSGEGTCLEVGPRLSFKTAWCTNAVAVCHSCGLEEVTRIERSRRYLLRGANRLSNRQRSRFLALVHDRMTECPYDAPLTSFNGAVRPEASFRVPILQEGRAALERLNQEAGLAFDDWDLDYYTDLFARRLGRDPTDVECFDIAQSNSEHSRHWFFKGRMVIGGQEQASSLLELIQEPMEANPRNSVIAFRDNSSAIRGYRIETLLPSEPGRPGPMMSSQVDHDIIFTAETHNFPSGVAPFPGAETGTGGRIRDVHATGKGSLVVAGTAAYCVGNLRIPGYELPWEESDFRYPENLASPLQIEIEASDGASDYGNKFGEPLIQGFTRSFGLRLPDGVRREWIKPIMFTGGIGQIDARHLRKEVPEAGMWVVKIGGPAYRIGLGGGAASSMVQGENVAELDFNAVQRGDAEMEQKVNRVIRACVEMGEGNPIVSIHDQGAGGNCNVLKEIAEPAGARIELRKIPVGDDTLSVLEIWVAEYQEQDALLLRPADSGVFLDLCRREKVPAAFVGRVTGDGRIVLFDERDGSTPVDLELDQVLGSMPRKVFQLERMPPQSRPLRLPGSASVREALERVLRLVSVGSKRFLTNKVDRSVTGLVARQQCVGPLQLTLSDVAVIAQSHFGSTGAATAIGERPILGLLDPGAMARMSLAEALTNLVWAPVSHLQDVKCSGNWMWPAKLPGEGARVYAAAVALRDALLELGVAVDGGKDSLSMAALAPLGDSGREETVKAPGALVLSAYVTCPDIDGTVTPDLKLPGQGRLLFLDLAKGRNRLGGSALAQVYGQLGDEPPDLEDTRLLGRAFEAVQTLIGKKLLASGHDRSEGGLLTTILEMAFAGDCGVEVDLEGSEGGEVLPLLFSEELGLVIEVSADAEARVRRILQGADIPVRTIGRTLAGPRVEIRVDGGVVLEGDVRELRDLWEETSYRIELLQADPDCVRQERRSLKRRRTPAYALSFTPRATAPDRLAGEGLPRVAILREEGSNGDREMASAFHLAGFEAWDVTMSDLLSGSVQLSSFRGVAFVGGFSYADVLDSAKGWAGVIRFNPGLWEQFERFYHRPDSFSLGVCNGCQLMALLGWIPWRGIETSIQPRFVRNRSGRFESRFSTVRIQESPAVMLKGMAGSVLGIWVSHGEGRAFFPQESTLARIRERRLAPIRYVDDSGRVTGDYPLNPNGSADGIAALCSPDGRHLAMMPHPERTSLKWQWGWMPQDWKDRLEVSPWLRLFQNAREWCGRFPVR; translated from the coding sequence GTGCTGACTCAGTTCTACCGGACACCGGTGCTCTCCGAAGCAAACGAGAGAGAGTTGGTCCGGAAGGTCCGCGCGGCGCTGGGCCTGGAGATCGGGGAGATCGAAACCGAGTACTGCTTCTACGTGGAAGCTGCCGGCCGGCTGACGGAAGAAGGAAAGAAGCTCTTGTCCTGGCTCCTGGGCGAGACCTTCGAGCCGGAACGATTCGGTGCACGGTCCTTTCTCTCCGGCGAGGGAACGTGCCTTGAAGTGGGACCCCGCTTGAGCTTCAAGACGGCCTGGTGCACCAATGCCGTCGCCGTCTGCCATTCCTGCGGTCTGGAGGAGGTCACCCGGATCGAACGATCCCGGCGATACCTTCTGAGAGGAGCGAACCGGCTCTCGAACCGCCAGCGGAGCCGCTTTCTGGCGCTGGTCCACGACCGGATGACCGAGTGCCCCTATGACGCGCCCCTCACGTCGTTCAACGGGGCGGTCCGCCCCGAGGCCAGCTTTCGGGTCCCGATTCTGCAGGAGGGCAGAGCCGCCCTGGAGCGGCTGAACCAGGAGGCCGGCCTCGCCTTCGACGACTGGGACCTGGACTATTACACCGATCTGTTCGCTCGGCGGCTGGGCCGCGACCCCACCGACGTGGAGTGCTTCGACATCGCCCAGTCCAACAGCGAGCACTCCCGTCACTGGTTCTTCAAGGGCCGGATGGTCATCGGCGGACAGGAGCAGGCGTCGTCGCTGCTGGAACTGATCCAGGAGCCGATGGAGGCCAATCCCCGCAACAGCGTGATCGCTTTTCGGGACAACTCAAGCGCGATTCGCGGATACCGGATCGAGACCCTGCTCCCCTCGGAGCCGGGGCGTCCGGGACCGATGATGTCCTCCCAGGTCGACCACGACATCATTTTCACCGCCGAGACCCACAACTTCCCGTCCGGCGTCGCTCCCTTTCCCGGAGCGGAGACAGGGACCGGCGGGCGCATCCGGGACGTCCACGCCACCGGGAAGGGGTCCCTGGTGGTGGCCGGCACGGCCGCCTACTGTGTGGGCAACCTGCGTATTCCCGGGTACGAGCTGCCCTGGGAGGAGAGCGATTTCCGATATCCCGAGAACCTGGCCTCTCCCCTGCAGATCGAGATCGAGGCCAGCGACGGCGCCTCCGACTACGGCAACAAGTTCGGCGAACCGCTGATCCAGGGCTTTACCCGCTCTTTCGGTCTGCGGTTGCCGGACGGCGTGCGGCGCGAGTGGATCAAGCCCATCATGTTCACCGGGGGAATCGGCCAGATCGACGCCCGCCACCTGCGCAAGGAAGTGCCCGAAGCAGGGATGTGGGTGGTCAAGATCGGAGGCCCCGCCTATCGCATCGGTCTGGGCGGGGGAGCCGCTTCCAGCATGGTGCAGGGGGAGAACGTGGCCGAGCTGGACTTCAACGCCGTCCAGCGCGGCGACGCCGAGATGGAGCAGAAGGTCAACCGGGTGATCCGCGCCTGCGTGGAGATGGGGGAAGGGAACCCCATCGTCAGCATCCACGACCAGGGCGCCGGCGGAAACTGCAACGTGCTCAAGGAGATTGCCGAACCGGCCGGGGCCAGAATCGAGCTGCGAAAGATCCCCGTTGGAGACGACACCCTGTCGGTTCTGGAGATCTGGGTGGCCGAATACCAGGAGCAGGATGCCCTGTTGCTGAGACCGGCCGACTCAGGAGTGTTTCTCGATCTCTGCCGGCGGGAGAAGGTGCCGGCCGCCTTCGTGGGACGGGTCACGGGCGACGGGCGGATCGTCCTTTTCGACGAGCGGGACGGATCGACTCCGGTGGACCTGGAGTTGGACCAGGTGTTGGGATCCATGCCGCGAAAGGTCTTTCAACTTGAGCGGATGCCGCCGCAATCGAGGCCGCTCCGGCTGCCCGGCTCCGCGTCGGTCCGGGAGGCCCTGGAGCGGGTCCTGCGGCTGGTTTCGGTGGGGTCCAAGCGGTTCCTGACCAACAAGGTGGACCGCAGCGTGACCGGTCTGGTCGCCCGGCAACAGTGCGTCGGTCCCCTCCAGTTGACGCTCTCCGACGTTGCGGTCATCGCACAGAGCCACTTCGGGTCCACCGGCGCCGCCACCGCCATCGGAGAAAGGCCGATTCTGGGGTTGCTGGATCCCGGAGCCATGGCCCGGATGTCCTTGGCCGAGGCCCTGACCAACCTGGTCTGGGCTCCGGTGAGTCATCTCCAGGACGTGAAGTGCTCGGGGAATTGGATGTGGCCGGCCAAGCTCCCGGGGGAGGGAGCCCGGGTCTACGCCGCCGCGGTGGCGTTGCGGGACGCGCTCCTGGAACTGGGAGTCGCCGTGGATGGAGGCAAGGACAGCCTTTCCATGGCGGCCCTGGCGCCGCTGGGAGATTCGGGCCGGGAGGAGACGGTGAAGGCGCCGGGCGCGCTGGTCCTGTCCGCCTACGTCACTTGTCCCGACATCGACGGGACCGTCACGCCCGACCTGAAGCTGCCGGGGCAGGGGCGGCTCCTGTTCCTGGACCTGGCGAAGGGCCGGAACCGGCTCGGAGGCTCGGCTCTGGCGCAAGTGTACGGACAGTTGGGAGACGAACCTCCCGACCTGGAGGACACCCGGCTCCTGGGCCGGGCCTTCGAGGCGGTCCAGACGCTGATTGGAAAGAAGCTCCTCGCCAGCGGCCACGACCGGAGCGAAGGCGGACTGCTCACGACGATCCTGGAGATGGCCTTCGCGGGGGACTGCGGCGTCGAGGTGGATCTGGAAGGATCGGAGGGAGGCGAAGTTCTTCCCCTTCTGTTCTCCGAGGAGTTGGGACTGGTCATCGAGGTGAGCGCCGACGCGGAGGCGCGGGTTCGCCGGATCCTGCAGGGTGCGGACATCCCGGTCCGGACGATTGGCCGCACGCTGGCGGGACCCCGGGTGGAGATCCGGGTGGACGGAGGCGTCGTCCTGGAAGGCGACGTGCGGGAACTCAGGGACCTTTGGGAGGAGACCAGCTACCGGATCGAGTTGCTGCAAGCCGATCCGGACTGCGTCCGTCAGGAGCGCCGTTCCCTCAAGCGAAGGCGGACGCCGGCCTACGCTCTCTCCTTCACTCCCCGGGCCACCGCGCCGGATCGGCTCGCGGGAGAAGGACTTCCCAGGGTGGCCATCTTGCGGGAAGAGGGAAGCAACGGGGATCGGGAGATGGCGTCCGCCTTCCATCTGGCCGGATTCGAGGCCTGGGACGTGACCATGTCCGACCTGCTCTCCGGCTCCGTCCAACTCTCCTCGTTTCGCGGTGTCGCCTTCGTCGGGGGCTTCAGCTACGCGGATGTCCTGGACTCGGCCAAGGGTTGGGCCGGGGTCATCCGGTTCAACCCCGGACTCTGGGAACAGTTCGAGCGCTTCTATCATCGTCCCGACAGCTTCAGCCTTGGAGTGTGCAACGGTTGTCAGCTCATGGCCCTGCTGGGCTGGATCCCGTGGCGGGGAATCGAGACCTCGATTCAGCCCCGTTTCGTTCGCAACCGGTCGGGACGCTTCGAGTCCCGTTTCTCCACGGTTCGCATCCAGGAGAGTCCCGCGGTGATGTTGAAGGGGATGGCCGGATCCGTTCTGGGCATCTGGGTGAGCCACGGAGAGGGGCGGGCGTTCTTTCCTCAGGAGTCTACGCTGGCCCGGATCCGGGAACGGCGCCTGGCGCCCATCCGTTACGTGGACGACTCGGGCCGGGTCACCGGCGACTACCCCCTCAATCCCAACGGCTCGGCGGACGGAATCGCCGCGCTCTGCTCCCCCGACGGCCGCCACCTGGCCATGATGCCCCATCCGGAGCGAACCTCCCTCAAGTGGCAATGGGGATGGATGCCCCAGGATTGGAAGGATCGCCTGGAGGTTTCCCCGTGGCTCCGGCTCTTCCAGAACGCCCGGGAATGGTGCGGCCGTTTTCCGGTGCGGTGA
- a CDS encoding metallophosphoesterase: protein MRWVVGDIQGCAREFEKLLSVIRFDPKRDQLWCLGDLINRGPDSLAALRIWSDIGGRSLLGNHEIHALLAFSGVRPEPPKSLRALFAAPDVDEHMARLRACPVLVHLPSPGGGPGAWIVHAGLKPTWNDLPDVAGRLNAAPHDDAWLRSDGVRFATSVRCCTAEGLPLKYSGPPAGCTPPYQPWDSFYRGNALVVHGHWAARGFYRGGLTMGLDSGCVYGGELTAWCQEEDRLVRVPAMSG from the coding sequence GTGCGCTGGGTCGTAGGCGATATTCAAGGTTGCGCCCGGGAGTTCGAAAAACTCCTTTCGGTTATCCGTTTCGATCCGAAACGGGACCAGTTGTGGTGCCTTGGCGACCTGATCAACCGGGGACCCGACTCGCTGGCCGCCCTGAGGATCTGGTCGGACATCGGCGGGCGCTCGCTCCTGGGAAACCACGAGATTCACGCCCTGCTCGCCTTCTCGGGAGTCCGGCCCGAGCCGCCCAAGTCTCTCCGGGCACTGTTTGCCGCACCTGACGTCGACGAACACATGGCCCGGCTGAGAGCCTGTCCGGTGCTGGTGCATCTCCCGTCGCCGGGCGGAGGACCCGGGGCGTGGATCGTGCACGCCGGCCTGAAGCCCACGTGGAACGACCTGCCGGATGTGGCGGGGAGACTCAACGCGGCGCCTCACGACGACGCCTGGCTCCGGAGCGACGGTGTCCGGTTCGCTACGTCGGTCCGCTGCTGCACCGCCGAGGGTCTTCCCCTGAAGTACAGCGGCCCCCCCGCCGGCTGCACGCCGCCTTACCAGCCATGGGACAGCTTCTACCGGGGAAACGCCCTGGTGGTCCATGGGCACTGGGCGGCGCGGGGGTTCTACCGCGGCGGCCTCACCATGGGCCTCGATTCGGGGTGCGTCTACGGAGGCGAGCTGACGGCGTGGTGCCAGGAGGAGGACCGGCTGGTCCGGGTCCCGGCCATGTCGGGCTAA
- a CDS encoding acetylxylan esterase, producing the protein MKAGSGIRISSVLMLAAATSLLLPAQEREPNYDETKVPAYVLPDPLVTEDGRRVKTASDWREVRRPEILELFRSQMYGRRPGPPPELRSRVISVDARALGGAAVRKEVSVYFSPEQDRPRMDLLIYLPASGSDPVPAFLGLNFGGNHSVHPDPGIALPKTWMRPSRVEGAVVENRATERGRGTLSRRWPVEKILGRGYALVTAYYGDIDPDYHDEFRNGVHPLFYRPGQTRPDTDEWGSIAAWAWGLSRALDYLETDPGIDAAKVAVLGHSRLGKTALWAGAEDERFALVISNNSGCGGAALSRRRFGETVERINRVFPHWFCGNFKQYGDHEERLPIDQHLLVALMAPRPVYVASAVEDRWADPRGEHLSARHASPVYALLGLPGLPGDSMPGVNQPLTGTIGYHVRSGRHDVTGYDWDRYLDFADRHLRKGR; encoded by the coding sequence ATGAAAGCCGGAAGCGGTATCCGTATCTCCTCCGTTTTGATGCTGGCGGCGGCGACGTCGCTGCTTCTGCCGGCGCAGGAACGGGAGCCCAATTACGACGAAACGAAGGTCCCCGCCTACGTCCTCCCCGATCCCCTGGTGACGGAGGACGGCCGCCGGGTCAAGACCGCCAGCGACTGGCGGGAGGTCCGCCGGCCCGAGATCCTGGAGCTCTTCCGCTCCCAGATGTACGGGCGCCGACCCGGACCGCCCCCGGAGCTGAGATCCCGGGTCATCTCGGTGGATGCTCGCGCACTGGGCGGCGCCGCCGTCCGCAAAGAGGTCTCCGTTTACTTCAGCCCGGAGCAGGACCGCCCCCGGATGGATCTTCTGATCTACCTGCCGGCGTCCGGTTCCGATCCGGTCCCGGCGTTCCTGGGTCTCAACTTTGGCGGGAACCATTCCGTCCATCCGGACCCCGGCATCGCCCTGCCCAAGACCTGGATGCGCCCTTCCAGGGTCGAAGGCGCGGTGGTGGAGAACCGGGCCACGGAGAGGGGCCGCGGAACGTTGTCCCGCCGCTGGCCGGTGGAGAAGATTCTGGGCCGCGGCTACGCCCTGGTGACGGCCTACTACGGGGACATCGATCCCGACTACCACGACGAGTTCCGAAACGGGGTCCACCCCCTCTTCTACCGGCCGGGACAGACTCGGCCCGACACTGACGAGTGGGGGTCCATCGCCGCCTGGGCCTGGGGATTGAGCCGGGCCCTGGACTACCTGGAAACCGATCCGGGAATCGACGCGGCCAAGGTGGCGGTGCTGGGCCATTCCCGCCTGGGAAAGACCGCCCTCTGGGCCGGCGCCGAGGACGAGCGATTCGCCCTGGTCATTTCCAACAATTCCGGTTGCGGCGGCGCGGCCCTGAGCCGCCGCCGCTTCGGAGAGACCGTGGAGAGAATCAACCGCGTCTTTCCCCACTGGTTCTGCGGGAACTTCAAGCAATACGGCGACCACGAGGAGAGGCTCCCGATAGACCAGCACCTGCTGGTGGCCCTGATGGCTCCCCGTCCGGTCTACGTGGCCAGCGCGGTGGAGGACCGATGGGCGGATCCGAGAGGCGAGCACCTGTCGGCCCGGCACGCGAGCCCCGTCTACGCACTGCTGGGGCTGCCCGGCCTGCCCGGGGACTCCATGCCCGGGGTGAACCAACCCCTCACGGGCACCATCGGCTACCACGTCCGGAGCGGCCGCCACGACGTGACCGGCTACGACTGGGACCGGTATCTGGATTTTGCCGACCGGCACCTGCGCAAGGGCCGTTAG
- a CDS encoding sulfatase-like hydrolase/transferase: protein MPEKAPNVLLICVDHWSGLFTRPAGHPVVMTPTIAQMARNGVHFDRAYSACPVCIPARRSLMTGLSPRSHGDRVFNEYLEMPDPETVPTLPGLFREAGYQAHAVGKLHVYPQRDRIGFDEVILNEEGRHHLDDGYADDWELYLADQGYAGQEYAGGLSNNDYVTRSWHLPEHCHPTNWAAAQMCRTIRRRDPRKPAFWYLSFVGPHPPVWPLAAYLDLYRNLQLDPTIRGDWSRSFEDLPYSIKPYMDQFCTRLATPGEIDLARRAFYATITHIDHQIRMVLGTLREEGLSENTILAFTADHGDMLGDHQMWAKGVMYEKSARVPLIIVPAAGDERFPPGSRDHRLAELRDLMPTLLDLCGLEPPGSLDGISLAGDADRDHLYGEFREGPESTRMIRDRRYKLIYYPVGNVFQLFDLDRDPLEQRNLAGHDSLREVQDRLAGLLVKHLYGSDLEWVREGRLVGLPDREYVRKANRGLGAQRGLRFL from the coding sequence ATGCCGGAGAAGGCGCCGAACGTATTGCTCATCTGCGTGGACCACTGGTCCGGACTCTTCACCCGCCCGGCCGGGCATCCGGTGGTCATGACTCCCACCATCGCGCAGATGGCCCGTAACGGCGTCCACTTCGACCGTGCCTATTCGGCTTGCCCCGTCTGCATTCCCGCCCGGCGCAGCCTGATGACCGGCCTCTCCCCGCGGAGCCACGGCGACCGGGTCTTCAACGAATACCTGGAGATGCCCGACCCGGAAACGGTTCCGACGCTGCCCGGGCTCTTCCGGGAGGCCGGCTATCAAGCTCATGCCGTCGGCAAGCTCCATGTCTATCCCCAGCGCGACCGGATCGGCTTCGACGAGGTGATCCTCAACGAGGAAGGGCGCCACCATCTGGATGACGGATACGCCGACGACTGGGAGCTCTACCTGGCGGACCAGGGCTATGCGGGGCAGGAGTACGCCGGCGGGCTCAGCAACAACGACTACGTCACCCGTTCCTGGCACCTGCCCGAACACTGCCACCCCACCAACTGGGCGGCGGCGCAGATGTGCCGCACCATCCGGCGCCGTGACCCCAGGAAACCCGCCTTCTGGTATCTCTCCTTCGTGGGTCCGCACCCGCCCGTCTGGCCTTTGGCCGCGTATCTGGACCTCTACCGCAATCTGCAACTGGACCCGACGATCCGGGGCGACTGGTCCCGGTCGTTCGAGGACCTGCCCTACAGCATCAAGCCCTACATGGACCAGTTCTGCACGCGCCTGGCCACTCCGGGCGAGATCGACCTGGCGAGAAGGGCTTTCTACGCCACCATCACCCACATCGATCACCAGATCCGGATGGTTCTGGGAACGCTGCGCGAAGAGGGGCTGTCAGAGAACACCATCCTGGCCTTCACCGCGGATCATGGCGACATGCTGGGAGACCACCAGATGTGGGCCAAGGGAGTCATGTACGAGAAGTCGGCCCGGGTGCCCCTCATCATCGTGCCTGCGGCCGGTGACGAGCGATTCCCGCCGGGCAGCCGTGACCACCGCTTGGCGGAACTCCGAGACCTGATGCCGACGCTGCTGGACCTCTGCGGCCTTGAGCCTCCCGGCTCCCTCGACGGAATCTCTCTGGCCGGCGACGCGGACCGTGACCATCTCTACGGCGAATTCCGGGAGGGTCCGGAATCGACCCGCATGATCCGCGACCGGCGCTACAAGCTCATCTACTATCCGGTCGGCAACGTCTTCCAGTTGTTCGACCTGGACCGGGACCCCCTGGAACAGCGGAATCTGGCAGGGCATGACTCCCTGCGGGAGGTTCAGGACCGTCTGGCGGGGCTGTTGGTGAAACATCTCTACGGCTCGGACCTGGAGTGGGTCCGGGAGGGCCGCCTGGTGGGGCTGCCGGACCGGGAGTACGTCCGCAAGGCGAACCGGGGCCTGGGCGCCCAGAGAGGCTTGCGGTTCCTTTGA